A single genomic interval of Calypte anna isolate BGI_N300 chromosome 3, bCalAnn1_v1.p, whole genome shotgun sequence harbors:
- the ZFP36L2 gene encoding mRNA decay activator protein ZFP36L2, whose translation MSTTLLSAFYDIDFLCKTEKSLTNLSSMLDKKAVGTPVTPPSSSFAPGFLRRHSTSNLPALAGGSKFPSPTGSSSSSTSSSSSSSSSSSFGSLKETGSGGGGGSSSPTALLNKENKFRDRSFSENGERSQHLMQQLQQQQQAAAGKGGGSGGGGGAPINSTRYKTELCRPFEENGACKYGEKCQFAHGFHELRSLARHPKYKTELCRTFHTIGFCPYGPRCHFIHNADERRPAPGGGTAAPPASPAAAGPHHHAHHPPPHPAGSTGDLRAFAPRDHQLGGGFGHPRGGERPKLHHSLSFSGFSAHHQHHHQHHHPHPHSAAPPPPPGSRLDAALLESPGGSRTPPPPTSTSYCEDLLSPPCANNAFAFSGQELGSLIAPLALHGQNFAAAAAAAAAAAAYYRCQQQPAPPPPGGGCPPPPASPPFSFQPLRRLSESPVFDAPPSPPDSLSDRESYLSGSLSSGSLSGSESPSLDSGRRLPIFSRLSISDD comes from the exons ATGTCGACGACACTTTTATCTGCCTTCTACGACATTGACTTCTTGTGCAAG ACGGAGAAGTCCCTGACCAACCTCAGCAGCATGCTAGACAAGAAGGCCGTGGGGACCCCGGTgaccccccccagctccagcttcGCGCCGGGCTTCCTGCGGCGGCACTCGACCAGTAACCTGCCGGCGCTGGCCGGCGGCTCCAAGTTCCCCAGCCCCACCGgctccagctcttcctccacctcctcttcctcctcctcttcctcctcctcgtcGTTTGGCAGCCTGAAGGAGACGGGCTCCGGCGgaggcggcggcagcagcagccccacgGCCCTGCTCAACAAGGAGAACAAGTTCCGGGACCGCTCCTTCAGCGAGAACGGCGAGCGCAGCCAACACCTcatgcagcagctccagcagcagcagcaggcggCGGCCGGCAAGGGGGGCGGctccggcggcggcggcggggccccCATCAACTCGACGCGTTACAAGACGGAGCTGTGCCGCCCCTTCGAGGAGAACGGCGCCTGCAAGTACGGCGAGAAGTGCCAGTTCGCCCACGGCTTCCACGAGCTGCGCAGCCTCGCCCGCCACCCCAAGTACAAGACCGAGCTCTGCCGCACCTTCCACACCATCGGCTTCTGTCCCTACGGCCCGCGCTGCCACTTCATCCACAACGCCGACGAGCGCCGCCCGGCGCCCGGCGGGGGCACGGCCgccccccccgcctcccccgCCGCGGCGGGGCCGCACCACCACGCGCACCACCCGCCCCCGCACCCCGCCGGCAGCACCGGCGACCTCCGCGCCTTCGCCCCCCGCGACCACCAGCTGGGCGGCGGCTTCGGGCATCCGCGCGGCGGTGAGCGGCCCAAGCTGCACCACAGCCTGAGCTTCTCCGGCTTCTCCgcccaccaccagcaccatcaccagcaccaccacccgCACCCCCACAGcgccgccccgccgcccccgcccGGCAGCCGCCTGGACGCCGCCCTGCTGGAGAGCCCCGGCGGGTCGCGCACGCCGCCGCCTCCCACCTCCACCTCCTACTGCGAGGATCTGCTCTCGCCGCCCTGCGCCAACAACGCCTTCGCCTTCTcggggcaggagctggggagcctCATCGCCCCCCTCGCTCTCCACGGCCAGAACTtcgccgctgccgccgccgccgccgcggccgccgccgcctACTACcgctgccagcagcagccggCGCCGCCGCCTCCCGGAGGGGGCtgcccgccgccccccgcctcGCCGCCCTTCAGCTTCCAGCCCCTCCGCCGCCTCTCCGAGTCGCCCGTCTTCGACGCGCCGCCCAGCCCCCCGGACTCCCTCTCCGACCGGGAGAGCTACCTGAGCGGCTCCCTCAGCTCCGGCTCCCTCAGCGGCTCCGAGTCTCCCAGCCTGGACTCGGGCCGCCGCCTCCCCATCTTCAGCCGCCTCTCCATCTCCGACGACTAA